The following coding sequences lie in one Anoplolepis gracilipes chromosome 4, ASM4749672v1, whole genome shotgun sequence genomic window:
- the LOC140664562 gene encoding uncharacterized protein F54H12.2-like translates to MSPPNNAYAYRAYIEALLNYSSPAKTTHLTSSLWDADTPGYMDDLLESKGNAALVRRARYIHGERALDLIGHLHCDVFNQDKFLINGVEVRLRLVRSKDSFCLMESNSLSKIHILDASLLVRRAKISAGVLLAHARMLSKITAKYPLTRVEVKTFTIHSGVMAESIDNAILGQLPKRIIVDFVNNKAFNGIHFLNEENSISREDYFKGYTLFAFDLTPDLSANCAGHWNLVKYGSLRLEVRFERALAETINCIVYAEFDNVIEIDASRQVIVDFSG, encoded by the exons ATGTCGCCTCCGAACAACGCTTACGCGTACCGCGCGTACATCGAAGCGTTGTTAAATTACTCTTCACCCGCAAAAACTACCCATCTAACCTCGAGTCTGTGGGACGCGGATACACCTGGATACATGGACGATCTATTGGAATCAAAAGGCAACGCCGCGCTCGTGAGACGAGCTCGATACATTCACGGAGAACGAGCGCTAGATCTTATAGGACATCTTCATTGCGACGTTTTCAATcaagacaaatttttaattaacggcGTAGAAGTACGCTTACGACTCGTACGTTCGAAAGATTCATTTTGTCTCATGGAAAGTAACAGTTTAtcgaaaattcatatattggATGCCAGCTTACTTGTGAGAAGAGCGAAAATAAGCGCCGGGGTGTTACTCGCACACGCTAGAATGTTGAGTAAAATTACTGCCAAGTATCCACTTACGAGAGTCGAGGTTAAAACTTTTACGATTCATAGCGGGGTAATGGCGGAATCAATAGATAATGCAATATTAGGTCAATTACCGAAACGAATAATAGTCGATTTCGTCAATAATAAAGCATTTAATG GTATCCATTTTTTGAATGAAGAAAATTCTATAAGCAGAGAGGATTATTTCAAGGGATATACGTTATTTGCTTTTGACCTTACACCCGATTTGTCCGCTAATTGTGCCGGCCATTGGAATCTTGTGAAATATGGAAGTTTGCGATTAGAAGTGCGATTCGAGAGAGCTCTCGCCGAGACCATTAACTGTATTGTTTACGCAGAGTTCGATAATGTGATAGAAATCGACGCGTCGCGTCAAGTCATCGTCGATTTTTCCGGCTAG
- the LOC140665053 gene encoding uncharacterized protein, with translation MREDQFLLVLPSNSSMRYFPDNTTSSFITELPQSIQLYGKWEVALSEIQFPNTFFHIQRGENILTFADVDSQGNKEKDSVIILREDEIRAGIYKNMDELLDAINTTCKGVGSHFHLDRQGLSAGSIEFYLECDENKCKLNHYVNFSDKLLRILGLGDALYNAPKREGRYYTMLTTYNPDSKKKSTSIFVKLGFEKGHFGFFSYEPCSLARSISDKLFVYCDICEPYITGNVQSPLLRIVSVKEHGRDYEYGTNQVKHFSSLHYIPLRRTNFSRIEIDIRDQFGKK, from the coding sequence ATGAGGGAGGACCAATTTCTACTGGTTCTTCCGAGCAATAGCAGTATGCGTTATTTCCCGGACAATACTACCTCGTCATTTATTACGGAATTGCCTCAATCGATACAGTTATACGGCAAATGGGAAGTCGCGCTCAGCGAAATTCAATTTcccaatactttttttcatatacaacGCGGTGAGAATATACTCACATTCGCCGATGTTGACAGTCAAGGTAACAAGGAAAAAGATTCTGTGATAATTTTGAGGGAAGACGAAATACGGGCtggcatttataaaaatatggacGAACTTCTCGACGCGATTAATACGACGTGTAAAGGAGTCGGTTCGCATTTTCATCTGGATCGACAGGGGTTATCCGCCGGTAGTATAGAGTTTTACCTTGAGtgtgatgaaaataaatgtaaactaaATCATTATGTAAACTTTTCCGATAAACTTCTACGAATACTCGGTTTAGGGGATGCACTTTATAATGCTCCTAAGCGGGAAGGACGATACTATACTATGCTTACGACGTATAATCctgattcaaaaaaaaaatctacatcaatttttgttaaactcgGTTTTGAAAAGGGACACTTTGGATTCTTTAGTTACGAACCCTGTAGTTTGGCTCGCAGTATTTCTGATAAACTATTCGTTTATTGTGATATTTGCGAACCTTACATAACAGGCAATGTGCAGTCTCCTCTTCTCCGAATAGTGTCGGTCAAGGAGCATGGTCGCGATTACGAGTACGGAACGAATCAAGTTAAACATTTCTCTTCTCTGCATTATATCCCGTTACGACGAACAAATTTCAGTAGGATTGAAATCGATATAAGAGATCAGTTCGGAAAAAAATAG